In Citrus sinensis cultivar Valencia sweet orange chromosome 2, DVS_A1.0, whole genome shotgun sequence, a single genomic region encodes these proteins:
- the LOC102607507 gene encoding uncharacterized protein LOC102607507, protein MKKCGLFAASVAAASATAISDSSTTNLACNSNFQASHEDVSSKKDHENSTKRSSSTEKFAPRFDGLRFIETLVTAHR, encoded by the exons ATGAAGAAATGTGGACTCTTTGCAGCCTCAGTTGCTGCAGCTTCTGCTACAGCTATATCTGATTCTTCCACCACAAACTTAGCTTgcaattcaaattttcaagcTTCCCATGAG GATGTTTCGTCAAAGAAAGATCATGAGAATTCAACAAAAAGATCATCATCAACAGAAAAATTTGCTCCAAGATTTGATGGGTTGAGGTTTATTGAGACTCTGGTCACTGCTCACAGATGA